From the genome of Sulfurovum sp. NBC37-1, one region includes:
- a CDS encoding adenylate kinase, with product MKKLFLIIGAPGSGKTTDASIIAEKHPDRIVHYSTGDMLREEVASGSELGKTIESYIAKGALVPLNIIIDTIVSAIKHAPVDTILIDGYPRSEEQMTAFDELVSKEDDIDLVSVIEVRVSEEVARERILGRRAEAAPGEERSDDSEEVFNDRMKIYTDPLGAIQRFYTDKGLLTIINGERTLDEVVDEMEKFVLSKI from the coding sequence ATGAAAAAACTATTTTTGATCATCGGAGCACCCGGCTCCGGAAAAACAACAGATGCCAGCATCATTGCAGAAAAACATCCTGACAGGATCGTTCACTACTCGACAGGCGATATGCTCAGAGAAGAAGTAGCAAGCGGTTCGGAACTTGGCAAGACCATTGAGAGCTACATTGCCAAAGGTGCACTGGTACCGCTGAACATCATCATAGACACTATCGTTTCTGCGATCAAGCATGCACCAGTCGATACCATTCTCATTGACGGTTATCCAAGAAGTGAAGAGCAGATGACCGCCTTTGACGAGCTTGTCAGCAAAGAAGACGATATCGATCTTGTTTCTGTCATCGAAGTACGAGTCAGCGAAGAAGTAGCCAGAGAGAGAATTCTCGGACGTAGAGCGGAAGCGGCTCCGGGCGAAGAGAGAAGCGACGACAGCGAAGAGGTATTCAACGACAGAATGAAGATCTACACCGATCCGTTAGGAGCCATCCAGAGATTCTACACGGATAAAGGCCTTCTTACCATTATCAACGGAGAAAGAACACTCGATGAAGTGGTTGACGAAATGGAGAAATTCGTACTCAGCAAGATCTGA